A region of Asticcacaulis excentricus DNA encodes the following proteins:
- the gloB gene encoding hydroxyacylglutathione hydrolase, producing the protein MSALQIHQFPALNDNYGFVVRDQASGQVACIDTPDAEAVTAALTVQGWGLDYILNTHWHPDHTGGNAALKDRYGCLIYGPEEVRKAAPLDQVLVGGDTFALGQTVFDVLDLKGHTLGHIGYSAPSENVAFVGDTLFALGCGRLFEGSAEDMWGSLQRLLALDSQTTLYCAHEYTLSNLKFAESLGVFPALEARGADIRARRARGEPTVPMRLADEIATNPFVVYPLRESGFAAQAVKFGEIRAAKDRF; encoded by the coding sequence ATGTCGGCCCTGCAAATTCATCAGTTTCCGGCGCTCAACGACAATTACGGCTTTGTGGTCCGCGATCAGGCCTCAGGTCAGGTGGCCTGCATCGACACGCCGGACGCCGAGGCGGTGACGGCGGCCCTGACGGTGCAGGGCTGGGGGCTCGACTACATCCTCAATACCCACTGGCACCCGGACCATACGGGCGGCAATGCCGCACTAAAAGACCGCTATGGCTGCCTGATCTATGGCCCCGAAGAGGTGCGTAAGGCCGCGCCGCTGGATCAGGTTTTAGTCGGGGGTGACACGTTCGCGCTGGGGCAGACCGTGTTCGACGTTTTGGACCTCAAGGGGCATACGCTGGGCCATATCGGCTATTCCGCGCCGTCGGAAAACGTGGCCTTTGTCGGTGATACCCTGTTTGCCTTGGGCTGCGGGCGTTTGTTCGAGGGCTCAGCCGAAGATATGTGGGGCAGCCTGCAACGGCTTCTGGCGCTTGATTCACAGACGACGCTCTATTGCGCGCACGAATATACGCTGTCGAACCTGAAATTTGCCGAGAGTTTGGGGGTGTTCCCGGCACTGGAAGCGCGCGGGGCGGACATTCGCGCCCGCCGGGCGCGCGGCGAACCCACCGTCCCCATGCGTCTGGCCGACGAAATCGCCACCAATCCGTTTGTGGTCTATCCGCTGAGAGAAAGCGGCTTTGCCGCACAGGCCGTAAAGTTTGGCGAAATCAGAGCGGCCAAAGATCGGTTCTGA
- a CDS encoding class I SAM-dependent methyltransferase produces MRRIVSELSRFYATPEGAVTRRMVAQKLAEAWPDVTGSDVLGLGYTTPYLDAFNGTARRVIAAMPSAQGAEIWPEGLKSRSTLVDEQHMPFPSALFDRIFLMHALEESPNPEALLVEASRCLTTNGRLILAVVARGGLWTHAEKTPFGHGQPFSRTQLETLLRVAELEPIAWSYALYVPPLRSLLRWAQTFEEWAPRVWPYRGGLILMEAGKRVIRAPVRGTAVSVIDDIRDKLGVPLPQPANPAAGRDVSSLLRSNGQEISS; encoded by the coding sequence TTGCGTCGTATCGTATCCGAACTGAGCCGTTTCTATGCCACGCCCGAAGGCGCGGTGACAAGGCGCATGGTCGCGCAGAAGCTGGCCGAGGCCTGGCCCGATGTGACGGGGTCGGATGTGCTGGGGCTGGGCTACACCACCCCCTATCTTGATGCGTTCAATGGCACGGCGCGGCGCGTTATCGCCGCCATGCCCTCGGCACAGGGGGCGGAAATCTGGCCCGAAGGGCTGAAAAGCCGCTCAACCCTGGTCGATGAGCAGCACATGCCGTTTCCCTCGGCCCTGTTCGACCGGATTTTCCTGATGCACGCGCTGGAGGAATCGCCCAACCCGGAAGCCCTGCTGGTCGAAGCCTCGCGCTGCCTGACCACCAACGGGCGGCTGATTTTGGCCGTCGTGGCGCGCGGTGGCCTGTGGACCCACGCCGAAAAGACGCCGTTCGGGCACGGCCAGCCCTTTTCGCGCACGCAGTTGGAGACCCTGCTGCGGGTAGCGGAGCTGGAGCCGATCGCCTGGTCCTATGCCCTCTATGTGCCGCCCCTGCGATCGCTGCTGCGCTGGGCCCAGACCTTTGAAGAGTGGGCCCCGCGCGTGTGGCCCTATCGCGGCGGGCTGATCCTGATGGAGGCGGGCAAGCGGGTGATCCGCGCGCCGGTGCGCGGCACGGCGGTGTCGGTGATTGACGACATCCGCGACAAGCTGGGTGTGCCGCTGCCGCAACCCGCAAACCCGGCGGCGGGCCGCGATGTCTCCTCCCTGTTGCGTAGCAATGGGCAGGAGATTAGTTCTTGA
- a CDS encoding SixA phosphatase family protein has product MMKHLIVMRHGKAEKDSASGEDFERNLMQRGVREAAAVAEALKARGLKPDYALVSAAHRTHQTFEAVKGVLGDIAGEVRDDLFNMGASDLRRLVEAHEEAGDCLLIIGHNPGIQYLVLDYMTEGAASQVDIDRARGSYPTAAATVFTVDVAGRPIFDDLLKPKDLIGGE; this is encoded by the coding sequence ATGATGAAACACCTGATCGTCATGCGCCACGGCAAGGCCGAAAAGGACAGCGCGTCGGGCGAGGATTTCGAGCGCAACCTGATGCAGCGCGGCGTGCGCGAAGCGGCCGCCGTCGCCGAAGCGCTGAAGGCGCGCGGCCTCAAACCCGACTACGCGCTGGTCTCCGCTGCGCACCGCACGCACCAGACCTTTGAGGCCGTCAAGGGCGTGCTGGGCGACATAGCCGGTGAGGTGCGCGACGACCTGTTCAATATGGGCGCGTCCGACCTGCGCCGTCTGGTCGAAGCGCACGAAGAGGCGGGCGATTGCCTGCTGATCATCGGGCACAATCCGGGTATCCAGTATCTGGTGCTCGACTATATGACCGAAGGGGCGGCGTCTCAGGTCGATATCGACCGGGCGCGGGGCTCATATCCCACGGCGGCCGCCACGGTGTTTACGGTCGATGTGGCCGGTCGCCCGATCTTCGATGACCTGCTGAAGCCCAAAGACCTGATCGGGGGCGAGTGA
- a CDS encoding quinone-dependent dihydroorotate dehydrogenase, which yields MDLYRLALKPLHLLEAEDAHAATILALKSGLGPRSSYDPPELRTEIAFTGGALAVRNCVGLAAGFDKNADVPLAMSRAGFGFVECGTVTPLPQAGNPRPRLFRLSEDEAVINRMGFNNKGLEVFASHLERYQGRASAPVLGANIGANKDATDRMADYVTGLKRLWGLSSYFTANISSPNTPGLRALQGRAHLDELLGQIAATRADLVRVTGNNYPIFLKIAPDLSEEEIADAVEAALAHGLDALIVSNTTIERPGSLHSALATETGGLSGAPLFGLSTSALRSAYKAAAGRLTLIGAGGIASGADAYAKIRAGASLVQLYSALVYKGPGLIDEIKRDLVQRLRADGLTHISQAVGSAA from the coding sequence ATGGACCTCTACCGGCTGGCGTTGAAACCGCTGCATCTTCTGGAGGCCGAAGACGCCCACGCGGCGACGATTCTGGCGCTGAAATCAGGGTTGGGGCCGCGCTCCAGCTATGACCCGCCGGAACTGCGCACGGAAATCGCCTTCACAGGCGGGGCGCTGGCCGTGCGCAACTGCGTCGGTCTGGCCGCCGGGTTTGACAAGAATGCCGATGTGCCGCTGGCCATGAGCCGCGCCGGCTTTGGCTTTGTCGAATGTGGTACGGTGACGCCGCTGCCGCAGGCCGGTAATCCGCGCCCGCGTCTGTTCCGCCTCAGTGAAGACGAGGCCGTGATCAACCGCATGGGCTTTAACAACAAGGGCCTTGAGGTCTTCGCCAGCCATCTGGAGCGCTATCAGGGCCGCGCCTCGGCGCCGGTGCTGGGGGCCAATATCGGGGCCAATAAGGACGCCACGGATCGTATGGCCGATTACGTTACGGGCCTGAAACGCCTGTGGGGCCTGTCGTCCTATTTTACCGCCAATATCTCTTCGCCCAACACGCCGGGTCTGCGCGCCTTGCAGGGGCGGGCGCATCTCGATGAGCTGCTGGGGCAGATTGCGGCGACACGCGCCGATCTGGTGCGCGTGACGGGTAACAACTATCCGATCTTCCTCAAGATCGCCCCTGACCTCAGCGAGGAAGAAATCGCCGACGCGGTCGAAGCGGCCCTCGCGCACGGGCTTGATGCGCTGATCGTTTCCAACACCACGATCGAGCGGCCGGGTTCGCTGCACTCAGCTCTGGCGACGGAAACGGGCGGCCTGTCGGGCGCACCGCTGTTTGGGCTTTCGACCTCGGCGCTGCGCAGTGCCTATAAGGCGGCGGCGGGGCGGCTGACCCTGATTGGGGCGGGCGGCATTGCCTCCGGGGCCGATGCCTATGCCAAGATCCGCGCCGGGGCGTCGCTGGTGCAGCTCTATTCGGCGCTGGTCTATAAGGGGCCGGGGCTGATTGATGAGATCAAGCGCGATCTGGTGCAGCGCCTGCGCGCCGATGGCCTGACGCATATTTCGCAGGCGGTGGGTTCGGCGGCTTAG
- a CDS encoding O-antigen ligase family protein: MPATPAYERDDYPRPVRASGRYDASEPPLSGAALMLFRIEALLAAFCIFMFSEALWAPLFAPNQENGGEVSWMRLLWLPVYGLTLLLSVVRADRFLRVLPALVMAAAMLALCYASGWWSIDPSVTSRRSLALGFTLLFGLYLGARFKGSDLTQIVGGTFAVMAVGSILAALLYPTMGVHHDINAGAWRGLWHEKNQMASLMTFGFVACCASAFLLPDRRVLWIGSAALIFFLIVMSRSKTSLLACLLALGAMPVLSALRSGGVKSVLFVWGGATASLIGGAVFFLMPEAVFKALGKDPTLTGRTQIWESLLRLSDQRPWLGYGYKAFWGPDSIPNQIVKKETNWDVPSAHNGWLDLLVQLGWVGVILFGSCLAITFFCALFRFARVRDGYFSVLALCIFSFLILSESFILGQNNLIFVLFICAMARLTANRIEPL; encoded by the coding sequence ATGCCTGCGACGCCCGCCTACGAACGTGACGACTATCCGCGACCGGTCCGCGCGAGCGGCCGCTATGACGCCTCAGAGCCCCCTCTGAGCGGGGCGGCCCTGATGCTGTTTCGCATCGAGGCCCTGCTGGCGGCCTTCTGCATCTTCATGTTTTCCGAAGCCCTGTGGGCCCCTCTGTTTGCGCCCAATCAGGAAAACGGCGGCGAAGTGTCGTGGATGCGCCTGTTGTGGCTGCCCGTCTATGGCCTGACCCTGTTGCTCAGCGTCGTGCGGGCCGACCGTTTTTTGCGCGTCCTGCCGGCGCTGGTCATGGCCGCCGCCATGCTGGCCCTGTGCTATGCCTCCGGCTGGTGGTCGATTGATCCCTCCGTCACCAGCCGCCGCTCGCTGGCGCTGGGCTTTACCCTGCTGTTTGGCCTCTATCTGGGGGCGCGTTTCAAAGGCTCAGACCTGACGCAGATCGTCGGCGGCACCTTTGCCGTCATGGCGGTCGGCAGCATTCTGGCCGCCCTCCTCTACCCCACCATGGGCGTGCATCACGACATCAATGCCGGGGCCTGGCGCGGCCTGTGGCACGAAAAGAACCAGATGGCGTCTTTGATGACCTTTGGTTTTGTCGCCTGTTGCGCCAGTGCCTTCCTGCTGCCCGACCGGCGCGTCCTGTGGATCGGCTCAGCGGCCCTGATCTTCTTCCTGATCGTCATGTCGCGGTCAAAGACCTCGCTTCTGGCCTGCCTGCTGGCGCTGGGGGCCATGCCGGTCCTGTCGGCGCTGCGCAGCGGCGGCGTGAAAAGCGTGCTGTTCGTCTGGGGCGGCGCCACCGCATCGCTGATCGGCGGCGCGGTCTTCTTCCTGATGCCCGAAGCCGTGTTCAAGGCGCTGGGCAAGGACCCGACCCTGACCGGGCGCACCCAGATATGGGAGTCGCTGCTGAGGCTGTCGGATCAGCGCCCGTGGCTGGGATACGGCTATAAGGCCTTCTGGGGGCCGGATTCCATCCCCAACCAGATCGTCAAGAAGGAGACCAACTGGGACGTGCCGTCGGCGCACAATGGCTGGCTGGACCTGCTGGTGCAACTGGGTTGGGTCGGGGTGATCCTGTTCGGGAGCTGTCTGGCCATCACCTTCTTCTGCGCCCTGTTCCGCTTTGCGCGCGTGCGGGACGGCTATTTTTCGGTTCTGGCCCTGTGTATCTTCAGCTTCCTCATCCTGTCGGAAAGCTTCATTCTGGGGCAGAATAACCTGATCTTTGTCCTGTTTATCTGCGCCATGGCGCGGCTGACGGCCAACCGGATCGAACCGCTCTAA
- the flgH gene encoding flagellar basal body L-ring protein FlgH produces MRFPVLVTAAALSAALSGCASVNEAVNGPALQPMGYPAQLVPQQQVYAAPASTSASANSLWRTGAKAFFKDQRARHVGDILTVTIDIDDKAQTQNTTSRKRDGSYESSIPKVFGLESSLGKILPSEYNASAGLSNNTAAEFSGSGSVNRSEKISLTVAAIVTGVLPNGNLIIQGSQEVRTNREVRELIVSGIVNPQDISSANIIKHTQLAEARISYGGRGDVSRMQAAPVSQNLMEKFSPF; encoded by the coding sequence ATGCGTTTCCCCGTTCTTGTCACCGCTGCCGCCCTGTCCGCCGCCCTGTCGGGGTGCGCCAGCGTCAACGAAGCCGTCAACGGCCCGGCCCTGCAACCGATGGGCTATCCGGCGCAACTGGTGCCGCAGCAGCAGGTCTATGCGGCCCCCGCCTCGACCTCGGCCTCGGCCAATTCGCTGTGGCGCACGGGGGCCAAGGCCTTCTTCAAGGACCAGCGCGCCCGCCACGTCGGCGACATCCTGACCGTCACCATCGACATCGACGACAAGGCGCAGACGCAGAACACCACCTCGCGCAAGCGTGACGGCAGCTATGAGAGCTCTATCCCCAAGGTGTTCGGGCTGGAGTCGTCACTGGGGAAGATTTTGCCCAGTGAGTACAACGCTTCTGCCGGCCTGTCGAACAACACCGCCGCCGAATTTTCGGGCAGCGGCAGCGTCAACCGCTCGGAAAAGATCTCGCTTACCGTGGCCGCCATCGTTACCGGCGTCCTGCCCAATGGCAATCTGATCATTCAGGGCTCTCAGGAGGTGCGGACAAACCGTGAAGTGCGCGAACTGATCGTCTCCGGCATCGTCAATCCGCAGGACATTTCCTCGGCGAATATCATCAAGCATACGCAACTGGCCGAAGCGCGCATCTCCTATGGCGGGCGCGGCGACGTCAGCCGTATGCAGGCCGCCCCGGTCAGCCAGAACCTGATGGAAAAGTTCTCTCCCTTCTGA
- the flgA gene encoding flagellar basal body P-ring formation chaperone FlgA produces MHRSVYMLMLTGAVALSLIGMTAAPVQAQTSLVLKAQVTDGDGRITLGDLFDNAGAASDVVVGTRVGPSAVLDAGQVQARARQAGQSWPNPQGLRRIIVSAGADGTTSTQARAEAGRTKDVLVFTRTLSAGEVVAAADIAWQPVQAHLAGGSLISDPETAIGKTVRVPVREGGVVRPGDLTAPMVIRRAEMVKVTFEMNGVSLSMTGPAQKDGAIGDLIMVQNPASKKLIEAVVTGPGSAAVGETAQSLRNRALYSSR; encoded by the coding sequence ATGCACCGTTCGGTCTATATGCTGATGCTGACCGGGGCCGTGGCCCTCAGCCTGATCGGGATGACCGCCGCGCCCGTGCAGGCGCAGACGTCGCTGGTGCTGAAGGCGCAGGTCACCGACGGCGACGGGCGCATCACGCTGGGCGATCTGTTCGACAATGCGGGGGCCGCGTCGGATGTGGTCGTCGGCACGCGCGTTGGCCCCAGCGCCGTCCTCGATGCCGGTCAGGTTCAGGCCAGGGCGCGTCAGGCCGGGCAGTCGTGGCCCAATCCGCAGGGTCTGCGCCGCATCATCGTCAGCGCGGGCGCCGATGGCACAACGTCCACGCAAGCCCGCGCAGAGGCCGGACGCACCAAAGATGTGCTGGTCTTCACCCGCACCCTCAGCGCCGGTGAGGTGGTCGCCGCCGCCGACATCGCCTGGCAACCGGTGCAGGCGCATCTGGCGGGCGGCAGCCTGATCAGCGACCCTGAAACCGCCATCGGCAAGACGGTGCGCGTGCCCGTGCGCGAAGGCGGCGTGGTCCGCCCCGGCGACCTGACCGCGCCCATGGTCATCAGGCGCGCCGAAATGGTCAAGGTGACGTTTGAAATGAACGGTGTCAGCCTGTCCATGACCGGCCCTGCCCAGAAGGACGGCGCGATTGGCGACCTGATCATGGTGCAAAACCCCGCGTCCAAAAAACTGATCGAAGCCGTTGTCACCGGCCCCGGCAGCGCCGCCGTCGGTGAGACCGCCCAAAGCCTGCGCAACCGCGCCCTCTATTCCTCCCGTTAA
- the flgG gene encoding flagellar basal-body rod protein FlgG translates to MRALRTATTGMSAQQLNVDTISHNIANMNTVGFKKQRAEFQDLLYQNVERMGAQSSEAGTVVPTGIQVGGGVKTGSVYRILTQGSATRTDNPYDIMVDGRGYFQVLMPSGETAYTRAGNFAVNDQGQLVTDDGYLVQPQITFPQDTKEVTISKTGQVSVTQDGVTAPTVIGQLQVASFFNEAGLEAIGDNLYLESGASGAANIGTPGDVGYGTLMQGYTEASNVDAVSEITSLIVAQRAYEMNSKVIKTADDMLSVTSNLRN, encoded by the coding sequence ATGCGTGCTTTGAGAACCGCCACCACCGGCATGTCGGCTCAGCAGCTCAATGTCGATACCATCTCGCACAACATCGCCAACATGAACACGGTCGGCTTCAAGAAGCAGCGCGCCGAGTTTCAGGACCTTCTGTATCAGAATGTCGAGCGCATGGGCGCGCAATCTTCCGAAGCGGGTACGGTCGTCCCCACCGGCATTCAGGTCGGCGGCGGCGTCAAGACGGGCAGCGTCTATCGTATTCTGACCCAGGGTTCTGCCACCCGAACCGACAACCCCTATGACATCATGGTCGATGGGCGCGGCTATTTTCAGGTGCTGATGCCGTCGGGGGAAACCGCCTATACGCGCGCCGGCAATTTTGCCGTCAATGATCAGGGGCAACTGGTCACCGACGATGGCTATCTGGTGCAGCCGCAGATCACCTTTCCGCAGGACACCAAGGAAGTCACCATCTCCAAGACCGGTCAGGTGTCGGTGACACAGGATGGCGTCACCGCCCCCACCGTCATCGGTCAGCTTCAGGTCGCCAGCTTCTTCAACGAAGCCGGCCTCGAAGCTATTGGCGACAACCTGTATCTGGAATCCGGCGCATCGGGTGCGGCCAATATCGGCACGCCGGGCGATGTCGGCTACGGCACATTGATGCAGGGCTATACCGAAGCCTCGAACGTCGATGCCGTGTCGGAAATCACCTCGCTGATCGTCGCCCAGCGCGCCTACGAGATGAACTCCAAAGTGATCAAGACCGCCGACGACATGTTGTCGGTGACCAGCAACCTGCGCAACTGA
- the flgF gene encoding flagellar basal-body rod protein FlgF: MDNASYVALSRQLVLRRELDVTANNLANMNTNGYKFEQLLVEPEEGRPAYNLPIRAPANFAYDKGVGRDFSQGALTPTGGDYDVAIEGEGAFFVINGANGPLYTRDGAFTVSPQGVLVTGDGLPVQGDGGDIRLNPEFGAPSISADGVVSQRSTDGIVRVGRISVVRFASLSDLEKQGDNRFRATTNAAPDPATDVRLRQGMIETSNVNALSEVTRLVEINRAYASVTKIIEQQAELNRSAVERLGKAA; encoded by the coding sequence ATGGATAATGCGAGCTATGTCGCCCTGTCGCGACAGTTGGTTTTGCGCCGCGAACTGGACGTCACGGCCAACAATCTGGCCAATATGAACACCAATGGTTACAAGTTCGAGCAGTTGCTGGTCGAACCCGAAGAGGGCCGCCCCGCCTATAACCTGCCGATCCGCGCCCCGGCCAATTTTGCCTATGATAAGGGCGTCGGCCGCGACTTTTCGCAAGGGGCCCTGACCCCGACGGGCGGCGATTACGACGTGGCCATCGAAGGCGAAGGCGCGTTTTTCGTCATCAACGGCGCCAACGGCCCGCTCTATACCCGCGACGGCGCCTTTACCGTCTCGCCGCAGGGCGTGCTGGTCACGGGCGATGGTCTGCCCGTGCAGGGCGATGGCGGCGATATCCGCCTCAATCCCGAATTCGGCGCGCCGTCGATCTCGGCGGACGGCGTGGTGTCGCAACGCAGTACCGACGGTATCGTGCGCGTGGGCCGCATCAGCGTGGTGCGTTTCGCCAGCCTGTCGGACCTTGAAAAGCAGGGCGACAACCGCTTCCGCGCCACCACCAATGCCGCGCCCGACCCGGCCACCGATGTGCGCCTGCGGCAGGGCATGATCGAAACCTCGAACGTCAACGCCCTCAGCGAGGTGACGCGGCTGGTCGAAATTAACCGCGCCTACGCCTCGGTGACAAAGATTATCGAACAACAGGCCGAACTGAACCGCAGCGCCGTCGAGCGTCTCGGCAAAGCGGCGTAA
- a CDS encoding ABC transporter permease: MSLALSTLIYEWRRYMAAVIALAVAGLLVLSLVGMFMGIGKNFTATIDRSPADLMVLPPDSQGFGSSQPRRNIPTLYQHPEVVEVMPYTQRWAMWANFPSPGQSAKRDGVQVIIVDPIEGAVTLPTDFPEDVILALQEPYSVVVDATSLKKLGVKVGDKAQMNGRTVNVRATITNYPSLFNSMVFMSRQTAKLLRLYDEGPRVGSLLVKLRDPSRAAIVAQDLNTMSNKQFRAWTREDLARENQAEMFKESFIVIMLGFMLIVGVFIGVVITWQTLQGAILANIKEFASLRALGVSMGNLNLIIMELSFWVGVAGLMMTGILLVGVTALANAVGLTMFYPLWSIITIAIMLLTIAVISGLLSLGVLKKSQPADLLR, from the coding sequence ATGTCTTTGGCTCTATCTACGCTTATCTATGAATGGCGGCGCTATATGGCCGCGGTCATAGCGCTGGCTGTGGCGGGTCTGCTGGTGTTGTCGCTGGTCGGCATGTTCATGGGGATCGGTAAGAACTTTACCGCCACCATCGACCGCTCACCGGCTGATCTCATGGTGCTGCCGCCCGATTCGCAAGGCTTTGGCTCAAGCCAGCCGCGCCGCAATATCCCGACCCTTTATCAGCACCCGGAAGTGGTGGAGGTCATGCCCTATACCCAGCGCTGGGCCATGTGGGCGAACTTCCCGTCGCCGGGGCAATCGGCCAAGCGCGATGGCGTGCAGGTGATCATTGTCGATCCGATCGAAGGCGCGGTGACTCTGCCGACCGACTTCCCCGAAGACGTCATTCTGGCGCTTCAGGAGCCCTATTCGGTAGTGGTCGATGCCACTTCGCTCAAGAAGTTGGGCGTCAAGGTCGGCGACAAGGCGCAGATGAACGGCCGGACCGTCAATGTGCGCGCCACCATCACCAACTACCCCAGCCTGTTCAACTCGATGGTCTTCATGTCGCGTCAGACGGCCAAGCTGCTGAGGCTTTATGACGAAGGGCCGCGCGTCGGCTCGCTGCTGGTCAAGCTGCGTGACCCGTCGCGCGCCGCCATTGTCGCTCAGGACCTCAACACCATGAGCAACAAGCAGTTCCGTGCCTGGACCCGCGAAGACCTCGCCCGTGAAAATCAGGCGGAGATGTTCAAGGAATCCTTCATCGTCATCATGCTGGGCTTCATGCTGATCGTTGGTGTCTTCATCGGGGTGGTCATCACCTGGCAGACGCTTCAGGGGGCCATTCTGGCCAATATCAAGGAGTTTGCGTCGCTGCGGGCGCTGGGCGTATCGATGGGCAATCTCAACCTGATTATTATGGAGCTGAGCTTCTGGGTCGGAGTGGCCGGCCTGATGATGACGGGCATCCTGCTGGTGGGCGTGACGGCGCTGGCCAATGCCGTGGGCCTGACCATGTTCTATCCCCTGTGGTCGATTATCACTATCGCCATCATGTTGCTGACGATCGCCGTCATTTCCGGCCTTCTGTCGCTTGGCGTGCTCAAAAAGAGCCAACCTGCGGATCTGCTGCGATGA
- a CDS encoding ABC transporter ATP-binding protein, whose product MTGKLAIEAKGLTKSYKIGKIKQPVLKGVNFTAYHGQVTMVMGPSGSGKSTLIAALSGLMKPDEGEVVALGESLWTKKKAKIDKFRLDHCGFIFQGFNLFPALNATQQVEQVLKYCKVKKSEARSRAVQALTEVGLDKRLRQTPSALSGGEKQRVAIARALSKNPQLLFADEPTSALDSVSGQVVIKLLHRAAKEHGAAVIVVTHDPRLEAYADRIIHMEDGEILSDTFVNRPEDVSPSAPHA is encoded by the coding sequence ATGACCGGAAAACTTGCTATCGAAGCCAAGGGGCTGACCAAGAGCTACAAGATCGGCAAGATCAAGCAACCGGTGCTCAAGGGCGTCAACTTTACCGCCTATCATGGTCAGGTGACCATGGTCATGGGGCCTTCGGGTTCAGGTAAATCGACCCTGATCGCCGCCCTGTCCGGCCTGATGAAGCCCGATGAGGGCGAGGTGGTCGCGCTGGGGGAAAGCCTGTGGACGAAGAAAAAGGCCAAGATCGACAAGTTCCGTCTCGATCACTGCGGCTTCATCTTTCAGGGCTTCAACCTCTTCCCGGCGCTCAATGCCACCCAGCAGGTCGAGCAGGTGCTCAAATACTGCAAGGTCAAGAAGTCCGAAGCGCGCAGCCGTGCGGTTCAGGCCCTGACCGAGGTGGGGCTGGACAAGCGCCTGAGGCAGACGCCGTCGGCCCTGTCGGGTGGGGAAAAGCAGCGCGTGGCCATCGCGCGGGCCCTGTCCAAGAACCCGCAGCTTCTGTTTGCCGACGAACCGACCTCGGCGCTGGACTCTGTGTCCGGGCAGGTGGTCATCAAGCTCCTCCACCGCGCGGCCAAGGAGCACGGGGCGGCGGTGATCGTGGTGACCCACGACCCGCGCCTTGAAGCCTATGCCGACCGCATCATCCATATGGAAGACGGCGAAATCCTCAGCGACACCTTCGTCAACAGGCCTGAAGACGTCTCGCCTTCCGCCCCCCACGCCTGA
- a CDS encoding efflux RND transporter periplasmic adaptor subunit, with product MHEVLVQEGDDVKKGQVLARQEADTAQLAVQRARANVVEAQAAMRLTEVNIDTAKREYARYQKLAATNFVAGQKLDAQADLIREAEARLAAQQASVQSAQAALAQANFDLEQTYVRAPMDGRIIRRFANPGSGTSTLNVSTMFQLVPAAAERIVRSEIVESSIPDVKPGQEVEIIPETDQTKVYVGTVKRMAATFGSRKLLSDSGNEASDERVVEVVVTADNAPLLIGQRVLVKFMKPGEKAGIKRTPPAPATPEKK from the coding sequence GTGCACGAAGTGCTGGTGCAGGAAGGCGACGACGTGAAGAAGGGGCAGGTGCTGGCCCGTCAGGAAGCCGATACGGCGCAACTGGCCGTGCAGCGCGCCCGCGCCAATGTCGTTGAGGCTCAGGCCGCTATGCGACTGACCGAGGTCAATATCGACACGGCCAAGCGCGAATACGCCCGCTATCAGAAGCTGGCGGCGACCAATTTCGTCGCCGGTCAGAAGCTGGACGCGCAGGCCGACCTGATCCGTGAGGCCGAGGCGCGTCTGGCGGCACAGCAGGCGTCGGTGCAATCGGCGCAGGCCGCGCTGGCGCAGGCCAATTTCGATCTGGAACAGACCTATGTGCGCGCCCCGATGGATGGCCGCATCATCCGTCGCTTTGCCAACCCCGGTTCGGGCACCTCGACCCTGAACGTTTCGACCATGTTCCAACTGGTTCCGGCCGCAGCCGAGCGTATCGTGCGCTCGGAAATCGTCGAAAGCTCCATCCCGGACGTCAAGCCGGGGCAGGAGGTCGAAATCATCCCCGAAACCGATCAGACCAAGGTCTATGTCGGCACGGTGAAGCGCATGGCCGCCACCTTCGGTTCGCGCAAGCTCCTGTCCGACAGCGGCAACGAAGCTTCCGATGAGCGCGTGGTCGAAGTGGTCGTCACGGCGGACAATGCGCCGCTGCTGATCGGTCAGCGCGTGCTGGTCAAGTTCATGAAGCCTGGCGAAAAGGCGGGCATCAAGCGCACGCCACCCGCACCGGCGACGCCTGAGAAGAAGTAA